One part of the Rothia sp. ZJ932 genome encodes these proteins:
- the purE gene encoding 5-(carboxyamino)imidazole ribonucleotide mutase encodes MGSDSDWHVMEAAAQVLEEFGIAYEADVISAHRMPEDMVAYGRKAHERGIRVIIAGAGGAAHLPGMLASLTPLPVIGVPVKLKSLDGMDSLLSIVQMPAGVPVATVSIDGARNAGLLALRILGAGADDFAQQVRSDLIDFAASLRQTAMDKGAALRSKVGERREDLEEDNSHITTIADAAHSARQPHTDIPSDDDYREPYAP; translated from the coding sequence ATGGGCTCAGACTCAGACTGGCACGTCATGGAAGCCGCCGCCCAGGTTCTTGAAGAATTCGGCATCGCTTACGAAGCAGACGTTATCTCAGCCCACCGCATGCCCGAAGATATGGTCGCCTACGGTCGTAAAGCACACGAGCGCGGCATTCGCGTCATTATTGCTGGTGCCGGTGGTGCAGCCCACCTGCCAGGCATGCTCGCCTCGCTCACTCCCCTGCCTGTCATTGGTGTGCCCGTCAAGCTCAAGAGCCTAGACGGCATGGATTCTTTGCTCTCCATCGTGCAGATGCCCGCCGGTGTTCCCGTTGCCACTGTTTCTATTGATGGGGCACGTAACGCTGGTTTGCTCGCACTACGCATACTGGGAGCAGGAGCTGATGACTTCGCCCAGCAGGTACGCAGCGACCTCATTGACTTCGCGGCATCGCTACGTCAAACCGCGATGGACAAAGGCGCAGCACTGCGTTCCAAAGTCGGCGAGCGCCGCGAAGACCTCGAAGAAGATAATTCGCACATCACCACTATCGCTGATGCGGCGCACTCAGCTCGTCAGCCCCACACTGATATTCCCTCCGATGATGACTACCGAGAGCCCTACGCACCCTAA
- a CDS encoding DUF3499 family protein, with amino-acid sequence MAQQRLCSRQTCTREAIFTLTYAYADSTAVIGVLSTHREPHAYDLCEFHADRLTAPQGWQVVRLPMSGSDASAPVAQNDGNYPPLRSV; translated from the coding sequence ATGGCTCAGCAACGTCTCTGCTCGCGTCAGACCTGTACTCGCGAAGCTATTTTCACCCTCACCTACGCCTACGCAGACTCAACTGCGGTGATCGGTGTACTTTCTACCCATCGCGAACCCCACGCCTACGATCTGTGCGAGTTTCATGCTGACCGTTTGACCGCGCCCCAAGGCTGGCAGGTTGTTCGATTGCCGATGTCAGGCTCGGACGCTTCCGCACCCGTTGCGCAGAACGATGGTAACTACCCACCGCTTCGCAGCGTCTAA
- a CDS encoding WhiB family transcriptional regulator — protein sequence MGSLTHYGSDPGYSGASQRYTQYLDLQANDFLAAAEAREAAQKQQKVPVAKNVDLFSNDPDALSLWEAAAGLYSTDGDDGELAWQADALCAQTDPEAFFPEKGGSTRDAKRVCSECPVRQACLDYAMENDERFGIWGGLSERERRRLRKQNI from the coding sequence ATGGGTTCGTTGACTCACTACGGGAGTGACCCAGGGTATTCTGGTGCAAGCCAGCGTTACACTCAGTACCTTGATTTGCAGGCTAATGATTTTCTTGCTGCGGCTGAGGCACGTGAAGCTGCCCAGAAACAGCAAAAAGTACCCGTTGCTAAAAACGTAGATCTCTTCTCCAACGATCCCGATGCGCTGTCTTTGTGGGAGGCGGCTGCCGGTCTGTACAGTACCGACGGTGATGATGGTGAGCTGGCATGGCAGGCAGATGCTCTCTGTGCTCAGACCGATCCCGAGGCTTTTTTCCCTGAAAAGGGTGGCTCAACTCGCGATGCTAAGCGCGTATGTAGCGAATGCCCTGTACGTCAGGCATGCTTGGATTACGCCATGGAAAATGATGAGCGTTTCGGTATTTGGGGCGGTTTGTCAGAGCGTGAACGTCGTCGCCTTCGCAAGCAGAATATCTAA
- a CDS encoding TIGR03089 family protein, with amino-acid sequence MSQLSFAHFMDSLKIRQTPALIWYGAPGERIELSGRVLDNWVSKSANFLYEECDIEVGDTISLPAAAHWRSVALSLAALRVGAVASVRTGTDEAQDEPYQVAAGFSPEDFSSVDANVYALVEVAALGMRYMGEIPTDREYVDYTSEVRAYADLYMGFNQPTPDTPALSDSTHRQLITRVIDLSQQIKEQVPEGVQALEVTGSPALAVAEILAVMHAGYAVIILDDRFDFTAGDRHLKIYADERAQILQHS; translated from the coding sequence ATGTCTCAGCTATCTTTCGCACATTTTATGGACTCCCTTAAAATCCGCCAGACGCCAGCCCTCATCTGGTACGGCGCCCCCGGTGAGCGCATTGAGCTTTCCGGCAGGGTGCTCGATAACTGGGTATCCAAGTCTGCTAATTTTTTGTACGAAGAGTGCGATATTGAAGTCGGCGATACTATCAGTCTGCCTGCGGCTGCCCATTGGCGCAGTGTTGCCCTTTCCTTAGCCGCTTTGCGGGTGGGCGCTGTGGCGAGCGTCCGCACAGGCACTGATGAGGCGCAAGATGAACCCTACCAAGTGGCGGCAGGTTTCTCGCCCGAAGATTTCAGCTCGGTAGATGCGAACGTCTATGCCTTGGTTGAAGTAGCAGCCTTGGGCATGCGCTATATGGGCGAGATTCCCACCGACCGCGAGTACGTGGACTACACCAGTGAAGTGCGCGCCTATGCTGATCTTTACATGGGGTTCAACCAGCCAACCCCCGATACTCCCGCCTTGAGCGACAGTACCCACCGCCAACTGATAACGCGCGTCATTGACCTTAGTCAACAGATTAAAGAGCAGGTGCCAGAGGGGGTTCAAGCGCTAGAGGTCACTGGGTCACCGGCGCTAGCGGTCGCTGAAATTCTAGCCGTGATGCACGCTGGTTACGCGGTTATTATCCTCGATGACCGGTTTGATTTCACAGCAGGCGACCGCCACCTAAAAATTTACGCAGACGAACGCGCCCAGATACTGCAGCATTCATAA
- a CDS encoding 5-(carboxyamino)imidazole ribonucleotide synthase, translating to MTYPVTGPKIGVVGGGQLARMMAPAATELGFNLRVLAETPDVCAVPAVKNTPVGDYKDFEALREFARDVDVLTFDHEHVPGDFLRALIAEGVNVQPRPDALIYAQDKIEMRKAIDKLGLPNPVWAEVTTLDALLEFGDTTGWPVVLKTPRGGYDGKGVMVLDTRDEALNAEVEAWFNALADRADFSSLLVEQKVPFTRELSALVARRDSGEVRAWPLAESIQVNSVCDEVIAPAPDLSQSVAQAAADAVTLIASELGVTGVMAAELFEVPGTEHGFLVNELAMRPHNSGHWTQDGSVTSQFEQHLRAVLNLPLGDTSVKGEVALMKNFLGGNNKDLFGVLGKVLSTDARAKVHLYGKGVRAGRKIGHINMTGAAAELNQMRSSAASCAVLFTDGAA from the coding sequence GTGACTTACCCTGTAACTGGACCTAAAATTGGCGTCGTTGGTGGCGGACAGCTTGCCCGCATGATGGCACCCGCCGCCACCGAGCTCGGCTTCAATCTACGCGTACTCGCTGAGACCCCCGACGTGTGTGCTGTGCCCGCAGTGAAAAATACTCCCGTAGGCGACTACAAAGATTTCGAGGCTCTGCGCGAGTTCGCCCGCGATGTTGATGTATTGACCTTTGATCACGAACATGTACCCGGTGACTTTCTGCGCGCTCTCATCGCAGAAGGCGTCAACGTGCAACCCCGCCCCGATGCTCTGATCTATGCGCAGGACAAAATCGAGATGCGCAAGGCAATTGATAAGCTGGGGCTTCCCAACCCCGTGTGGGCTGAGGTCACCACCCTTGATGCGCTTCTTGAATTTGGTGATACCACCGGCTGGCCCGTAGTGCTCAAAACTCCGCGCGGTGGCTACGACGGCAAAGGCGTCATGGTTCTCGATACCCGTGATGAAGCGCTGAACGCTGAAGTTGAAGCGTGGTTCAATGCGCTTGCAGATCGCGCTGATTTTTCTTCTCTGCTGGTTGAGCAAAAAGTACCTTTCACCCGTGAGCTTTCCGCCCTCGTTGCCCGCAGAGACTCAGGTGAAGTGCGCGCATGGCCCCTTGCTGAGTCTATTCAGGTGAACTCAGTCTGCGATGAAGTCATCGCCCCTGCACCCGACCTCTCCCAGAGCGTCGCTCAGGCAGCTGCCGACGCCGTTACCCTCATTGCCTCAGAACTTGGCGTCACCGGTGTGATGGCTGCTGAGCTTTTTGAAGTACCCGGTACCGAGCACGGCTTCTTAGTTAATGAACTTGCTATGCGCCCGCACAACTCCGGTCACTGGACCCAAGACGGCTCCGTCACCAGCCAGTTCGAGCAGCATCTACGCGCAGTTCTTAACCTGCCACTAGGTGACACCTCGGTCAAGGGCGAGGTTGCGCTTATGAAGAACTTCCTCGGCGGTAATAATAAAGACCTCTTTGGAGTTTTGGGCAAGGTTCTCTCCACAGACGCGCGCGCCAAAGTTCACCTCTACGGCAAGGGAGTACGCGCCGGCCGCAAAATCGGGCACATCAACATGACCGGCGCCGCAGCCGAACTCAACCAGATGCGCTCATCAGCCGCGTCCTGCGCCGTACTTTTCACTGACGGCGCTGCCTAA
- the glpX gene encoding class II fructose-bisphosphatase yields MSETNHGRNLALELVRATEAAAIASAPWVGAGEKNLADGAAVDAMRYRLSNVNFNGTVVIGEGEKDEAPMLYNGETVGDGTGPKMDVAVDPIDGTRLTALGMDNALSVIAVAEGGSMFDPSAVFYMEKLVTGPEAADLVDLRLPVKQNLHLVAKAKGKKINQLTVCILDRPRHTDIIEQIRATGARTRMILDGDVAGAIATCREGSGIDVMMGTGGTPEGIVAACAIKATGGIIQGRLAPTDDTEREKALAAGHDLDAVLTTDELVTSDDCYFAATGITGGKLLRGVRYGRNTVTTQSMIMRSKSGTIRTIEAEHNLARWEKILEKHMPKK; encoded by the coding sequence ATGTCAGAAACCAACCATGGCCGCAACCTCGCTCTTGAACTGGTACGAGCTACTGAAGCTGCCGCGATTGCCTCAGCGCCCTGGGTGGGTGCCGGTGAGAAGAACCTCGCCGACGGGGCAGCGGTGGACGCGATGCGTTACCGTCTCTCAAACGTTAATTTTAACGGAACTGTTGTGATTGGTGAGGGCGAAAAAGACGAAGCGCCCATGCTCTACAACGGCGAAACTGTGGGCGATGGCACCGGACCGAAGATGGATGTGGCGGTTGATCCCATTGACGGTACCCGCTTGACCGCGTTGGGCATGGATAATGCCCTGTCTGTGATTGCTGTGGCTGAGGGCGGCTCCATGTTCGATCCTTCGGCCGTGTTCTACATGGAAAAGCTCGTGACCGGTCCTGAAGCGGCTGACCTGGTTGACTTGCGTTTGCCGGTCAAACAGAACCTGCATCTGGTTGCCAAAGCCAAGGGTAAGAAAATCAACCAGCTTACCGTCTGTATTCTTGACCGCCCCCGCCACACTGACATTATTGAGCAGATTCGAGCAACTGGTGCCCGTACCCGCATGATCCTTGACGGTGATGTTGCTGGTGCGATTGCTACCTGCCGTGAAGGTTCAGGTATTGATGTAATGATGGGTACCGGTGGCACCCCCGAGGGTATTGTTGCTGCCTGCGCGATTAAGGCAACCGGTGGCATTATTCAAGGACGCCTGGCACCCACCGACGATACCGAACGCGAAAAGGCATTGGCTGCCGGTCATGATCTTGATGCTGTGCTCACCACCGATGAACTGGTGACTTCAGATGATTGCTACTTTGCTGCTACTGGTATTACCGGTGGTAAGTTGCTGCGCGGTGTGCGCTACGGTCGCAACACGGTTACCACCCAGTCGATGATTATGCGCTCCAAATCAGGCACTATTCGTACCATCGAAGCAGAGCACAACCTGGCACGCTGGGAAAAAATCCTCGAAAAGCATATGCCCAAAAAGTAG
- a CDS encoding DUF4245 domain-containing protein, giving the protein MKSSEFEKSSAAPSTAGAPESAESARPATVADGVKPQITPKQAERINQPVRNMIISMVVLLACVLPVIWLMPKPDKDPYQASVDLPKVAFEAGEVARFTPTAPQLENWHYNYARWYSHQADGISYWETGQITAAAEFLTVKQADAGETNVSWIAQQTGNSRPIGAESIAGVEWEVREGTTDKDETLTYYVGEVDGTTVIIYGDAPGTEFAQLAEAIVNYQKAPTATASPTATSGTGIE; this is encoded by the coding sequence GTGAAATCATCTGAGTTTGAGAAATCTTCAGCCGCTCCCTCCACCGCAGGCGCGCCGGAAAGCGCCGAGTCGGCGCGTCCTGCCACCGTTGCTGACGGTGTGAAGCCGCAGATTACCCCCAAGCAGGCTGAACGCATTAACCAGCCGGTGCGCAACATGATTATCTCGATGGTTGTGCTACTTGCCTGTGTGCTACCGGTGATTTGGTTGATGCCCAAACCAGATAAAGACCCCTACCAGGCGTCAGTTGATTTACCGAAGGTTGCTTTTGAGGCGGGCGAAGTAGCTAGATTCACTCCGACCGCGCCGCAGCTTGAGAACTGGCACTACAACTACGCACGTTGGTACTCCCATCAGGCTGATGGTATTAGTTATTGGGAGACAGGGCAGATTACTGCTGCCGCCGAGTTTCTCACGGTCAAGCAGGCTGATGCAGGCGAAACGAACGTTTCGTGGATTGCTCAACAAACCGGAAACTCACGCCCCATAGGCGCAGAGTCAATTGCTGGAGTCGAATGGGAGGTGCGCGAGGGCACCACTGACAAAGACGAAACCCTTACCTACTATGTGGGCGAGGTCGATGGGACCACCGTTATTATCTACGGTGATGCACCCGGCACTGAATTTGCCCAGCTTGCCGAAGCCATCGTGAACTATCAAAAAGCCCCCACGGCAACAGCTTCGCCCACTGCAACCTCAGGCACCGGAATCGAATAA
- a CDS encoding TIGR01906 family membrane protein: protein MAEKEPLEPLAGAERDWDDLTPAIDDNDEAVAQRATADRLLRARRVESGLDSSEPTAISMGSPATRDAPVTGVSKTPVDSMPLPEVRELLDESVAVAGEGSAPTLNSAADETEQSAPVAAVAATEAEERASARELAVEDRPRWLKLRQFLMGMAVPVLTLALAVRVVASSAFLWFAYHRPGFPADTYGMNTEERMRLGSYGLDYILNFAPASYLGALRNEKNVTWFLPSEVEHMTDVKVVMLIAMTLAMILGLVAWMSSRTLKERAAGAVRRSLFAGSWATLALMAALGTLAFVGWERFFENFHHVFFPQGNWQFHASDTLIRLYPPQFWVDAGIAVALITLAITLLIMMLTWPTKLRKAREEKVAADRLELRRKLSSSVL from the coding sequence ATGGCTGAGAAAGAACCGCTGGAACCCTTAGCGGGTGCCGAGCGTGACTGGGATGATCTAACACCGGCGATTGATGATAACGACGAGGCTGTTGCCCAGCGAGCAACAGCAGACCGTCTGCTTCGTGCCCGCAGAGTGGAATCTGGGCTTGACAGCTCGGAGCCTACTGCTATTTCTATGGGATCCCCCGCGACGCGGGACGCGCCTGTTACCGGGGTATCTAAGACGCCGGTAGATTCTATGCCTCTACCTGAGGTACGAGAACTCCTCGACGAGTCGGTAGCTGTAGCCGGTGAGGGTTCTGCGCCCACCCTGAACTCTGCGGCTGATGAGACCGAGCAGTCTGCGCCGGTTGCCGCTGTGGCTGCAACGGAAGCTGAAGAACGCGCGTCCGCCCGAGAACTGGCTGTTGAAGACCGCCCCCGATGGTTGAAGTTGCGCCAGTTTCTGATGGGGATGGCAGTACCCGTGCTGACCCTAGCTCTTGCGGTGCGCGTGGTCGCCAGCAGCGCCTTCTTGTGGTTTGCATACCATCGACCGGGATTTCCTGCCGATACCTACGGTATGAACACTGAAGAACGTATGCGGTTGGGTTCCTACGGACTGGACTACATCTTGAACTTCGCCCCGGCGAGCTACCTGGGCGCTCTACGCAACGAAAAAAACGTCACCTGGTTCTTGCCCTCTGAAGTTGAGCATATGACAGATGTAAAGGTCGTCATGCTTATAGCAATGACGCTTGCAATGATTCTTGGGCTTGTGGCGTGGATGAGCTCCCGCACCCTCAAAGAGCGTGCCGCTGGAGCTGTGCGTCGCAGTCTCTTTGCTGGCAGCTGGGCAACCCTTGCACTCATGGCGGCGCTGGGTACTTTAGCTTTTGTGGGTTGGGAACGTTTCTTTGAAAACTTTCACCACGTTTTCTTTCCGCAGGGCAACTGGCAGTTTCACGCATCCGATACTCTGATTCGTCTCTACCCGCCGCAGTTTTGGGTGGACGCGGGTATCGCAGTTGCGCTGATTACCCTGGCTATTACGCTGCTAATTATGATGCTCACCTGGCCCACCAAACTACGCAAAGCTCGCGAAGAAAAAGTTGCTGCGGACCGTCTAGAGCTGCGTCGTAAACTTTCGTCCTCAGTGCTGTAA
- a CDS encoding Ig-like domain-containing protein: MAFSPRDSVTSRRQALSFTAVGAASVFGLAACSTAESESTGSSASASAAASSTPSASPTQKFVGSVAVTPEKDAVEFNPVLAVNPVVATATDATFTSVKLMAGKANIAGELSEDKTTWTSTEDLAFDTEYTLKWEAEDAEGGKGKGSSVFTTVSAVNEANAMTNLKEGAVYGVGQIIQINFSEPVINKDAVEKLIEVTGNGVTEPRVRWYSDYMARVRTKDYLPANTDVAVKVNILGVDLGNGMIGNSNTAVNFKTSEKRYALADNNTKTMKMYVNDELVHTAPITLGNAEWPSVVGQLVIQEQAPTYKFDPTTLGLDRSNAHWYEPFTASWTSRLTDSGVFVHQALPSAWGSVGYYNVSHGCIGMLLADAKFFFDTFDVGDVVETVNTGYLMADPDNGYGDWNIPFDSYADENYRGNW; the protein is encoded by the coding sequence GTGGCTTTTTCCCCTCGCGATAGCGTAACTTCACGACGCCAAGCTCTGAGCTTTACCGCTGTTGGTGCAGCTTCTGTTTTTGGGCTTGCTGCTTGTTCCACTGCTGAATCCGAGAGTACCGGTTCTAGCGCCTCAGCCTCTGCGGCCGCTTCGTCTACTCCCTCAGCTTCGCCCACTCAGAAGTTCGTCGGTAGTGTTGCTGTTACTCCCGAAAAAGACGCGGTGGAGTTCAACCCGGTGCTAGCGGTTAACCCGGTGGTCGCTACTGCCACTGATGCTACTTTTACCTCGGTTAAGTTGATGGCTGGTAAAGCAAATATTGCCGGTGAGTTAAGCGAAGATAAGACCACCTGGACTTCTACTGAGGACTTGGCTTTTGATACCGAGTACACCTTGAAGTGGGAGGCAGAAGATGCTGAGGGCGGCAAAGGTAAGGGTTCTAGCGTCTTCACTACGGTCTCAGCTGTTAACGAGGCTAATGCTATGACGAACCTCAAAGAGGGAGCCGTCTACGGTGTTGGTCAGATTATTCAGATTAACTTCTCTGAACCTGTGATTAATAAGGACGCGGTGGAGAAGCTCATTGAGGTCACCGGCAACGGTGTTACTGAGCCTCGTGTGCGCTGGTACTCGGATTACATGGCTCGCGTTCGCACTAAGGACTACCTGCCTGCTAACACCGATGTTGCCGTAAAGGTTAATATTTTGGGCGTTGACTTGGGCAACGGCATGATTGGTAATTCCAATACGGCGGTGAACTTTAAAACCAGCGAGAAGCGTTATGCGCTGGCTGATAACAACACTAAGACCATGAAGATGTACGTGAACGATGAGTTAGTGCATACCGCTCCTATTACTTTGGGCAACGCAGAGTGGCCCTCTGTTGTTGGTCAGCTTGTTATTCAGGAACAGGCACCCACCTACAAGTTTGATCCCACCACCTTAGGCTTGGATCGTAGCAATGCGCACTGGTATGAGCCCTTTACTGCGTCCTGGACTTCACGTCTGACAGACTCGGGTGTTTTTGTACACCAGGCGCTACCGAGCGCATGGGGCTCCGTGGGTTACTACAATGTCTCACACGGTTGCATTGGTATGCTGCTTGCCGATGCTAAGTTCTTCTTCGATACTTTTGATGTGGGCGATGTTGTTGAAACCGTGAATACCGGTTACCTCATGGCTGATCCTGATAACGGCTACGGCGACTGGAACATTCCCTTTGATTCATACGCTGATGAGAACTACAGGGGTAACTGGTAA
- a CDS encoding LCP family protein — MAARERNSAGRQQPRRGSISAVRVKGDKLSRPQYTDPLHHPEYASDQLRVRRAWIFVLLTLLVPGSVQLIAGNKRLGRRALTVTLTVWVLIALGIFLGVTARTAIFSALTSQSFLFILVGILSLLAAGWIYLFFDALRVIRLKTLPARARVPVVLGLVALTAITGGGLAYSAYIASVGRNALGNIFAGSGTLTQHEGRYNILLMGGDAGADRVGRRPDSMTVVSIDGATGQAVTISVPRNLQNAPFSQDSPLWQVYPEGFNCGDKCILNALYTDVSANHPSLYPEAKDPGAEAMMDAVSGILGIEVENYVLVDMQGFSTMIDALGGITIDVGGYVPIGGGTHAVTGEPNPIEGYIEPGIQHLDGFHALWYARSREGASDYDREARQRCVQAAMLKQLEPANVLTKFADIAAAGEQIIETNLPESGLSELGDIALKSRQYDLIQFAIAPPYFDPMFPTYPDFDEVHSRVDQVLVDSAEGKSPQPMAQGVGSVAHQVVFEQADGTVVPLMTASELTPNGTCSVP; from the coding sequence ATGGCAGCTAGAGAGAGAAACTCCGCAGGTCGTCAGCAACCGCGACGGGGCTCTATTAGCGCAGTCCGGGTGAAGGGAGATAAGCTTTCGCGTCCGCAGTACACCGACCCTCTCCACCACCCTGAGTATGCCTCTGATCAGTTGCGGGTACGTCGTGCGTGGATTTTCGTTCTCCTCACACTCCTCGTACCGGGTTCTGTACAGCTCATTGCAGGTAACAAGCGTTTAGGTCGCAGGGCATTGACCGTGACCCTTACGGTATGGGTGCTCATAGCTCTAGGAATTTTCTTAGGGGTTACTGCTCGAACCGCTATCTTTTCAGCTCTTACCAGCCAGAGTTTCTTGTTTATTTTGGTGGGTATTTTATCTCTTTTGGCAGCAGGCTGGATTTATCTCTTTTTTGATGCGTTGCGCGTTATTCGCCTCAAGACTTTACCTGCCCGCGCTCGCGTTCCGGTGGTGTTAGGTCTGGTTGCTCTGACAGCTATTACCGGTGGTGGGCTTGCCTACAGCGCCTATATTGCTTCGGTAGGACGCAACGCCCTGGGAAATATTTTTGCCGGTTCTGGAACGCTCACCCAACATGAGGGTAGGTATAACATCCTTCTCATGGGCGGGGACGCCGGTGCGGACCGCGTCGGGCGCCGCCCCGATTCTATGACGGTGGTGAGCATTGACGGCGCTACCGGTCAAGCTGTGACGATTTCGGTTCCACGCAACTTACAAAATGCTCCTTTCTCGCAGGATTCTCCCCTGTGGCAGGTATACCCTGAGGGCTTCAACTGCGGTGATAAGTGCATCTTGAACGCCCTCTATACCGATGTGAGCGCTAATCACCCGAGTCTTTATCCTGAGGCAAAAGATCCGGGGGCAGAAGCTATGATGGATGCGGTCTCTGGGATTTTGGGCATTGAGGTTGAGAACTACGTGCTAGTTGATATGCAGGGTTTCTCAACCATGATTGATGCCCTCGGTGGTATTACCATCGATGTGGGTGGCTATGTTCCTATCGGGGGCGGTACCCACGCTGTGACCGGTGAGCCTAACCCCATTGAGGGTTACATTGAGCCGGGTATTCAGCATCTCGATGGGTTTCATGCCCTGTGGTATGCTCGCTCCCGTGAGGGTGCCTCTGACTATGATCGTGAAGCGCGCCAGCGCTGTGTGCAGGCTGCCATGCTCAAGCAGTTAGAACCGGCAAATGTGCTCACTAAGTTTGCCGATATCGCTGCAGCGGGTGAGCAGATTATTGAGACTAATCTTCCCGAATCAGGTCTGAGCGAGCTGGGTGATATCGCCCTGAAATCTCGTCAGTACGATCTTATTCAGTTCGCTATCGCCCCGCCCTATTTTGACCCGATGTTCCCGACCTACCCTGATTTTGATGAGGTACACAGCCGGGTGGATCAGGTGCTAGTGGACTCAGCTGAGGGTAAAAGCCCTCAGCCGATGGCGCAGGGAGTTGGGTCTGTGGCGCATCAGGTGGTTTTTGAGCAGGCAGATGGCACGGTAGTTCCTCTCATGACAGCGTCAGAACTTACCCCCAACGGAACCTGTTCGGTGCCCTAA
- a CDS encoding peptidoglycan bridge formation glycyltransferase FemA/FemB family protein — MSNILQTDVWARFQESNGYKVFKKSGYGWCYIATLEGGTIGRYLYVPYGPVADTPAAFDAAMADLMQVARDNKCLFVRVEPIEEGIFAGGDHQDFLVQRGFKKSPRQVQPAHTQIIDLTQDEDAILKDMKSTNRNLHRNIHKKGVTFETSQNPSDLDILLKFLDETAGRTGFNRQRDEYLRQVARVLMPADAATLYIAKVEGQPIGAAFVYDSDDTRTYAHAAASFEHRKLSAGIPLVTNLIMDAKAKGLTKVDLFGIAPNDDPNHEWAGFTKFKKSFGGESVEYAGTWDKPVSAPGYTAYSAIYATKAKAPAIKEKALQLKGKALDGISKVKAKLNK; from the coding sequence ATGAGTAATATTCTGCAGACAGATGTATGGGCACGTTTCCAAGAGTCTAACGGTTACAAGGTTTTCAAAAAGTCGGGTTACGGCTGGTGCTATATTGCCACTCTTGAGGGCGGAACCATCGGACGCTACCTGTACGTACCCTACGGGCCTGTTGCAGATACTCCCGCAGCGTTCGATGCCGCCATGGCTGATTTGATGCAGGTAGCTCGCGATAATAAGTGCCTTTTTGTGCGCGTAGAGCCCATTGAAGAGGGCATTTTTGCCGGTGGTGACCACCAGGATTTCCTGGTTCAGCGTGGCTTCAAGAAGTCACCGCGTCAGGTGCAGCCAGCTCACACTCAGATTATTGATCTCACTCAAGATGAAGATGCCATCTTGAAAGATATGAAGTCAACCAACCGTAATCTGCACCGCAATATCCATAAAAAAGGTGTTACTTTTGAGACTTCACAGAACCCATCTGATCTCGATATTCTGTTGAAGTTCTTGGACGAAACCGCCGGACGCACCGGTTTCAATCGCCAGCGCGATGAGTACCTGCGCCAGGTAGCGCGCGTCCTCATGCCGGCAGATGCAGCGACTCTTTATATTGCCAAGGTCGAAGGCCAACCAATTGGCGCTGCTTTTGTATATGACTCGGACGATACCCGCACCTACGCACACGCGGCAGCGTCCTTCGAGCACCGTAAGTTATCGGCGGGTATTCCCCTGGTCACCAACTTGATTATGGACGCGAAAGCTAAAGGCCTGACCAAGGTTGATCTCTTCGGCATTGCCCCCAACGATGACCCCAACCACGAATGGGCGGGCTTCACCAAGTTCAAAAAGTCATTCGGCGGCGAGTCTGTGGAGTACGCCGGCACCTGGGACAAGCCTGTCAGCGCTCCGGGTTACACCGCCTACAGCGCTATCTATGCAACCAAGGCAAAAGCCCCCGCAATCAAAGAAAAAGCGCTCCAGCTCAAAGGCAAAGCGCTTGATGGCATCAGCAAAGTAAAAGCGAAACTGAACAAGTAA